In Humulus lupulus chromosome 7, drHumLupu1.1, whole genome shotgun sequence, the following are encoded in one genomic region:
- the LOC133788819 gene encoding uncharacterized protein LOC133788819 isoform X1 has translation MLSKSSFTHLKASQAAKLASHARDYSEYHKSRFKIVGQSLGDRWKLHDLKTDAVQEKFNALFQKTQKFFNEVSTLTTSQSRKPVPENSFDDSAMENIFVAEQTINSKMPQGILSLAAIVSIEQFSRMNGLTALKMQKIFKALVPESVYSDARNLVEYCCFRFLSRDGSDFHPSLKEPAFQRLVFITMLAWENPYCEEPVSSSEKASFQGMLVKEKAFVRIASAISGVADRSTAHSLYKALAGEEEGISLGLWLTYIRELLRVHEKRKSYQIEECSHLSEERVLCIGSNQEQPILKWEDHMAWPGKLTLTNKAIYFETVGLLGQKGTIRLDLSSQGAHVEKAKVGPLDSIRFDSAVSISSPLKSKPLVVEFVDLGGEMRRDVWHALISEVIALHQFICDYGPEDDDDGLMSYVYGSHKGKERAITSAINGTARLQALQFMRKLVDDPIKLVQFSYLKFAPYGDVVYQTLAVNYWGGPLVKKFVDRQPVRARSSNEVGENSCHAFDIDGSVYLRKWMGSPSWSSTDSINFWKNNSSRGVVLSKNLVVADVTLTAKAAETCRQKCEMIETTQATIDAAMLKGIPSNIDLFKELVLPLTIAAKKFEKLRCWEEPHLTVSFLAFTYAVIFRNLLSYVFPTLLIISAASMLSLKGLKEQGRLGRSFGKVTIRDQPPSNTIQKIIAVKDAMRDVENYLQGINVTLLKVRTIILSGQPQVTTEVALALLAGAIILLTVPFKYVLAFLIMDLFTRELGFRKEMVKKFMSFLKQRWDMLPAAPVVVLPFESDESTSKPQVKGTKDQAKLKLGNPQNKSNVV, from the exons ATGCTCTCAAAGTCGTCTTTTACTCATTTGAAGGCGTCACAAGCTGCAAAGTTGGCATCACATGCAAGGGATTATTCAGAGTATCATAAATCTCGATTCAAGATAGTGGGACAGTCTTTGGGGGATAGATGGAAGCTCCATGACTTAAAAACTG ATGCAGTGCAAGAAAAGTTCAATGCATTGTTCCAGAAGACCCAAAAGTTTTTTAATGAAGTTTCTACACTAACCACTAGCCAGAGTAGAAAGCCTGTTCCTGAAAATTCTTTTGATGATTCTGCCATGGAGAACATATTTGTGGCAGAGCAGACCATCAACAGCAAAATGCCACAAGGGATTCTCTCTTTAGCTGCTATTGTATCTATTGAGCAATTTAGCAG GATGAATGGTTTGACTGCGCTAAAAATGCAGAAAATATTTAAAGCACTTGTTCCTGAATCTGTATACAGTGATGCCCGTAATTTGGTTGAATACTGCTGCTTTAGGTTCTTATCAAGGGATGGTTCAGATTTTCATCCTTCCCTTAAG GAACCTGCATTCCAGAGACTTGTATTCATAACAATGCTGGCATGGGAGAATCCTTACTGTGAAGAGCCTGTCAGCAGTTCAGAAAAAGCTTCATTTCAG GGAATGCTAGTTAAAGAGAAAGCCTTTGTTCGTATTGCTTCTGCTATTTCTGGGGTGGCGGATCGGTCAACAGCGCATAGTCTATATAAGGCTCTTGCTGGTGAGGAAGAGGGCATCTCTTTGGGCTTGTGGCTGACTTATATCAGGGAACTTCTCAG AGTGCACGAAAAGCGGAAatcataccaaatcgaagaatgTTCCCACCTTTCTGAGGAGAGAGTCTTGTGCATTGGTTCCAACCAGGAACAGCCTATTCTAAAGTGGGAGGATCATATGGCATGGCCAGGGAAGCTTACTCTGACCAATAAAGCAATCTATTTTGAG ACAGTTGGACTATTAGGCCAGAAAGGTACTATAAGGCTTGATCTTAGTAGTCAAGGGGCACATGTAGAAAAAGCAAAAGTTGGACCCTTGGATTCTATTCGCTTTGACTCTGCAGTCTCTATTTCTTCTCCTCTCAA GTCGAAACCATTAGTGGTAGAATTTGTTGACTTGGGAGGTGAAATGAGACGAGACGTCTGGCATGCACTTATTAGTGAAGTTATTGCTTTGCACCAATTCATCTGTGATTATGGACCCGAGGATGATGATGATGGATTGATGTCTTATGTCTATGGCTCTCACAAAGGGAAGGAAAGAGCAATTACCAGTGCTATCAATGGTACAGCTAGACTCCAGGCCCTTCAATTCATGCGGAAGTTAGTGGATGATCCCATCAAACTTGTTCAGTTCTCATATCTCAAGTTTGCGCCATATGGTGATGTAGTCTATCAAACTCTAGCAGTAAATTACTGGGGTGGACCCCTTGTTAAAAAGTTTGTAGATAGACAACCAGTACGAGCAAGATCTTCTAATGAAGTAGGTGAAAATAGTTGCCATGCTTTCGATATAGATGGAAGTGTTTACTTGCGGAAGTGGATGGGGTCTCCTTCTTGGTCTTCCACTGATTCCATTAATTTCTGGAAAAACAATTCATCAAGAGGAGTAGTTTTAAGTAAAAATCTTGTTGTTGCTGATGTAACTCTTACGGCCAAGGCAGCAGAAACTTGCAGACAAAAATGTGAGATGATTGAAACAACCCAGGCCACAATTGATGCAGCAATGCTTAAAGGGATACCTAGTAATATTGATCTTTTCAAG GAACTTGTGCTTCCTCTCACTATTGCTGCCAAGAAGTTTGAAAAGCTTAGGTGCTGGGAGGAGCCACACTTGACGGTTTCTTTTCTTGCATTCACCTATGCGGTAATATTCAG GAATTTGCTGTCATATGTATTTCCTACATTGTTGATAATTTCAGCTGCGAGCATGTTGTCACTGAAGGGGCTAAAAGAGCAAGGCCGCCTTGGACGATCCTTTGGAAAAGTTACTATCCGCGATCAGCCACCTTCAAATACTATTCAGAAGATTATAGCAGTAAAGGACGCAATGCGCGATGTTGAAAATTATCTACAGGGTATCAATGTCACACTGCTGAAAGTACGAACAATTATCCTTTCCGGTCAACCTCAG GTTACTACTGAGGTTGCTCTTGCCTTGTTGGCCGGTGCAATCATTCTCCTCACGGTCCCTTTCAAGTATGTTCTAGCATTTCTCATCATGGATCTCTTCACACGGGAGCTCGGGTTTCGAAAGGAAATGGTGAAGAAGTTCATGAGTTTCTTAAAGCAGCGGTGGGACATGTTGCCCGCAGCCCCTGTAGTGGTACTGCCATTCGAAAGTGACGAGTCAACATCGAAACCTCAAGTGAAAGGAACCAAGGACCAAGCTAAGTTAAAGTTAGGAAACCCTCAAAACAAGAGCAACGTTGTATAG
- the LOC133792368 gene encoding uncharacterized protein LOC133792368 produces the protein MVCVVLGVNPPLAVFECFINRLWGKLGIERMARMNVGHTLVKFWDEATTDMVLESGVVHFDRKPVLLRPWSTDLDKMRLIKYVPVWIRLPNLGLQYWGLKSLSALLSTIGKPMMVDKVTREKSMVKFARVLVDVEISDQVPQCINFINERGQLMEQAIEYEWLPTRCSCCKNLGHIATSCRFTKETVWKPKQKVAGPINEKPEGSSERDEIRAMPGVKEQSNLGGGKAMQQDFKGEPPAEMGDRQGGTLHKETTDEVMGSSIIGQEMHWSTPKKVGGTKHIRPTAMTLKANKYSLLQEKQTERLQKSLGAFLETKLKRNKIEEMMSNVFLGWNWYSDMAVEGRIMLVWKEDVVSLTVTQSQDQLINCEVKIKGVSQKFCLSFVYGRNTMEERKGVELPWLVVRDFNAVFEFDDRIGGRQVTKLEVEDSRLWRANTLLSEMNSNGSHFTWSNKQKEGSRIFSKLDRCFVNEKWIDALPDSEVRTNWDTISDHCFCIIKTVQFKISGVRPFRFFNMWTKHKDFRNEVLRIWTKKTGGTGLFQIT, from the exons ATGGTATGTGTTGTTTTAGGTGTTAATCCCCCTTTAGCTGTGTTTGAATGTTTCATTAATCGTCTTTGGGGTAAGCTAGGGATTGAGAGAATGGCTCGTATGAATGTCGGTCACACACtagtgaaattttgggatgaagcAACTACGGATATGGTGTTGGAATCTGGTGTGGTTCATTTTGACAGGAAACCGGTCTTACTGAGGCCTTGGTCGACAGATCTTGATAAGATGAGATTGATAAAATATGTGCCGGTTTGGATTAGATTGCCAAACCTGGGACTTCAATATTGGGGTCTGAAAAGTTTGAGTGCTTTGCTCAGCACTATTGGTAAGCCTATGATGGTGGATAAGGTAACTAGGGAGAAATCTATGGTGAAATTTGCTAGAGTTCTTGTAGATGTTGAGATTTCAGATCAAGTTCCTCAATGCATAAACTTTATCAATGAACGTGGTCAATTGATGGAACAAGCTATAGAATATGAATGGCTTCCTACCCGTTGTTCGTGTTGTAAAAATCTAGGCCATATAGCTACTAGTTGTAGATTCACTAAGGAGACTGTTTGGAAACCAAAACAGAAAGTTGCGGGTCCGATCAATGAAAAGCCAGAGGGTTCTTCTGAAAGAGATGAAATAAGAGCAATGCCTGGTGTAAAGGAACAGTCTAATCTGGGTGGTGGTAAGGCAATGCAGCAGGATTTCAAAGGTGAGCCGCCAGCTGAAATGGGTGATAGGCAGGGTGGGACATTACATAAGGAGACTACAGATGAGGTGATGGGATCTTCTATAATAGGTCAGGAGATGCATTGGTCTACCCCTAAAAAAGTGGGAGGGACAAAGCATATTCGTCCAACAGCCATGACATTGAAAGCTAACAAATATAGTCTCTTACAGGAGAAACAGACAGAGAGATTGCAGAAGA GTCTGGGGGCATTTCTTGAAACAAAACTGAAAAGGAATAAGATAGAGGAGATGATGAGCAATGTATTTTTGGGTTGGAATTGGTATAGTGATATGGCAGTGGAGGGAAGAATAATGTTAGTTTGGAAAGAGGATGTGGTTTCACTTACAGTAACTCAGTCTCAAGACCAACTTATTAACTGTGAGGTGAAGATCAAGGGTGTCAGTCAAAAATTTTGTTTGTCTTTCGTTTATGGTAGGAACACAATGGAGGAGAGGAAaggt GTTGAGTTGCCTTGGTTGGTGGTTAGGGACTTTAATGCAGTGTTTGAGTTTGATGACCGAATAGGGGGTAGACAGGTTACTAAATTGGAAGTGGAGGATAGTAGGCTTTGGAGGGCTAATACTTTGTTGTCTGAGATGAACTCGAATGGCTCTCATTTCACCTGGTCTAACAAGCAAAAGGAGGGATCTAGAATTTTCTCTAAATTGGACAGATGTTTTGTCAATGAAAAGTGGATAGATGCTCTTCCTGATTCTGAAGTTCGAACTAATTGGGACACTATTTCTGATCACTGTTTCTGCATTATCAAAACTGTTCAGTTCAAGATTTCAGGGGTTAGACCCTTCAGGTTTTTTAATATGTGGACTAAGCATAAGGATTTTAGGAATGAAGTTCTTAGAATTTGGACTAAAAAGACTGGTGGTACTGGTTTATTTCAGATTACTTAG
- the LOC133788819 gene encoding uncharacterized protein LOC133788819 isoform X2: protein MNGLTALKMQKIFKALVPESVYSDARNLVEYCCFRFLSRDGSDFHPSLKEPAFQRLVFITMLAWENPYCEEPVSSSEKASFQGMLVKEKAFVRIASAISGVADRSTAHSLYKALAGEEEGISLGLWLTYIRELLRVHEKRKSYQIEECSHLSEERVLCIGSNQEQPILKWEDHMAWPGKLTLTNKAIYFETVGLLGQKGTIRLDLSSQGAHVEKAKVGPLDSIRFDSAVSISSPLKSKPLVVEFVDLGGEMRRDVWHALISEVIALHQFICDYGPEDDDDGLMSYVYGSHKGKERAITSAINGTARLQALQFMRKLVDDPIKLVQFSYLKFAPYGDVVYQTLAVNYWGGPLVKKFVDRQPVRARSSNEVGENSCHAFDIDGSVYLRKWMGSPSWSSTDSINFWKNNSSRGVVLSKNLVVADVTLTAKAAETCRQKCEMIETTQATIDAAMLKGIPSNIDLFKELVLPLTIAAKKFEKLRCWEEPHLTVSFLAFTYAVIFRNLLSYVFPTLLIISAASMLSLKGLKEQGRLGRSFGKVTIRDQPPSNTIQKIIAVKDAMRDVENYLQGINVTLLKVRTIILSGQPQVTTEVALALLAGAIILLTVPFKYVLAFLIMDLFTRELGFRKEMVKKFMSFLKQRWDMLPAAPVVVLPFESDESTSKPQVKGTKDQAKLKLGNPQNKSNVV from the exons ATGAATGGTTTGACTGCGCTAAAAATGCAGAAAATATTTAAAGCACTTGTTCCTGAATCTGTATACAGTGATGCCCGTAATTTGGTTGAATACTGCTGCTTTAGGTTCTTATCAAGGGATGGTTCAGATTTTCATCCTTCCCTTAAG GAACCTGCATTCCAGAGACTTGTATTCATAACAATGCTGGCATGGGAGAATCCTTACTGTGAAGAGCCTGTCAGCAGTTCAGAAAAAGCTTCATTTCAG GGAATGCTAGTTAAAGAGAAAGCCTTTGTTCGTATTGCTTCTGCTATTTCTGGGGTGGCGGATCGGTCAACAGCGCATAGTCTATATAAGGCTCTTGCTGGTGAGGAAGAGGGCATCTCTTTGGGCTTGTGGCTGACTTATATCAGGGAACTTCTCAG AGTGCACGAAAAGCGGAAatcataccaaatcgaagaatgTTCCCACCTTTCTGAGGAGAGAGTCTTGTGCATTGGTTCCAACCAGGAACAGCCTATTCTAAAGTGGGAGGATCATATGGCATGGCCAGGGAAGCTTACTCTGACCAATAAAGCAATCTATTTTGAG ACAGTTGGACTATTAGGCCAGAAAGGTACTATAAGGCTTGATCTTAGTAGTCAAGGGGCACATGTAGAAAAAGCAAAAGTTGGACCCTTGGATTCTATTCGCTTTGACTCTGCAGTCTCTATTTCTTCTCCTCTCAA GTCGAAACCATTAGTGGTAGAATTTGTTGACTTGGGAGGTGAAATGAGACGAGACGTCTGGCATGCACTTATTAGTGAAGTTATTGCTTTGCACCAATTCATCTGTGATTATGGACCCGAGGATGATGATGATGGATTGATGTCTTATGTCTATGGCTCTCACAAAGGGAAGGAAAGAGCAATTACCAGTGCTATCAATGGTACAGCTAGACTCCAGGCCCTTCAATTCATGCGGAAGTTAGTGGATGATCCCATCAAACTTGTTCAGTTCTCATATCTCAAGTTTGCGCCATATGGTGATGTAGTCTATCAAACTCTAGCAGTAAATTACTGGGGTGGACCCCTTGTTAAAAAGTTTGTAGATAGACAACCAGTACGAGCAAGATCTTCTAATGAAGTAGGTGAAAATAGTTGCCATGCTTTCGATATAGATGGAAGTGTTTACTTGCGGAAGTGGATGGGGTCTCCTTCTTGGTCTTCCACTGATTCCATTAATTTCTGGAAAAACAATTCATCAAGAGGAGTAGTTTTAAGTAAAAATCTTGTTGTTGCTGATGTAACTCTTACGGCCAAGGCAGCAGAAACTTGCAGACAAAAATGTGAGATGATTGAAACAACCCAGGCCACAATTGATGCAGCAATGCTTAAAGGGATACCTAGTAATATTGATCTTTTCAAG GAACTTGTGCTTCCTCTCACTATTGCTGCCAAGAAGTTTGAAAAGCTTAGGTGCTGGGAGGAGCCACACTTGACGGTTTCTTTTCTTGCATTCACCTATGCGGTAATATTCAG GAATTTGCTGTCATATGTATTTCCTACATTGTTGATAATTTCAGCTGCGAGCATGTTGTCACTGAAGGGGCTAAAAGAGCAAGGCCGCCTTGGACGATCCTTTGGAAAAGTTACTATCCGCGATCAGCCACCTTCAAATACTATTCAGAAGATTATAGCAGTAAAGGACGCAATGCGCGATGTTGAAAATTATCTACAGGGTATCAATGTCACACTGCTGAAAGTACGAACAATTATCCTTTCCGGTCAACCTCAG GTTACTACTGAGGTTGCTCTTGCCTTGTTGGCCGGTGCAATCATTCTCCTCACGGTCCCTTTCAAGTATGTTCTAGCATTTCTCATCATGGATCTCTTCACACGGGAGCTCGGGTTTCGAAAGGAAATGGTGAAGAAGTTCATGAGTTTCTTAAAGCAGCGGTGGGACATGTTGCCCGCAGCCCCTGTAGTGGTACTGCCATTCGAAAGTGACGAGTCAACATCGAAACCTCAAGTGAAAGGAACCAAGGACCAAGCTAAGTTAAAGTTAGGAAACCCTCAAAACAAGAGCAACGTTGTATAG